One region of Ascaphus truei isolate aAscTru1 chromosome 13, aAscTru1.hap1, whole genome shotgun sequence genomic DNA includes:
- the PUS1 gene encoding pseudouridylate synthase 1 homolog, producing the protein MAAPVKEEPPLQSLTMGETRKAIALQEESGTLEENGHSAKRFKSDEEQSKKHPKRKVVLLMAYSGKGYHGMQRNVGSSQFKTIEDELVQALVQSGCIPENHGEDMKKMSFQRCARTDKGVSAAGQVVSLKVWLLDNIVEKINEKLPSNVRILGLKRVTGRFNSKNTCDARTYSYTLPTFAFSHKDRETQDESFRLGQETLGRVNGLLALYKGTHNFHNFTSQKGPRDPSAKRYIMEMSCHSPFQQGGLELAVIKVKGQSFMMHQIRKMIGLVIAVVKGYAPPSIMERSWGEEKVDIPKAPGLGLVLERVHFEKYNRRFGNDGLHDSLDWAEEEQKIEAFKKEHIYPTIIQTEIQEKSMDSWLATLPIHDYNATVTGEQHSLDNNKEEGAAPAVSDEEGHSD; encoded by the exons ATGGCGGCACCTGTGAAAGAGGAGCCCCCATTACAATCCTTGACTATGGGGGAGACCAGGAAGGCGATCGCCCTCCAGGAGGAATCTGGGACTCTGGAGGAAAATGGGCACAGCGCCAAGAGGTTCAAGAGCGACGAGGAGCAGAGCAAGAAGCATCCCAAAAGGAAGGTGGTCCTGTTAATGGCCTACTCCGGGAAGGGTTACCATGGGATGCAG AGAAACGTTGGGTCCTCTCAATTCAAGACGATCGAGGATGAACTTGTCCAGGCGCTGGTCCAGTCCGGCTGTATCCCCGAGAACCACGGCGAGGACATGAAGAAGATGTCCTTCCAGCGGTGCGCCCGCACAGATAAG GGGGTGTCGGCCGCAGGACAAGTTGTATCTTTGAAGGTCTGGCTGCTAGACAACATTGTGGAAAAGATTAATGAAAAACTCCCGTCTAACGTGAGGATATTGG GGCTGAAGAGGGTGACGGGACGGTTTAACTCCAAGAACACGTGCGACGCCCGCACTTACTCGTACACCCTGCCAACTTTTGCCTTCTCGCACAAGGACCGCGAGACGCAGGACGAGAGTTTCCGGTTGGGCCAGGAAACTCTCGGGAGGGTGAACGGactgttggcgctttacaagggCACCCACAACTTCCATAACTTCACCTCGCAAAAGGGGCCACGGGACCCCAGTGCGAAGCGTTACATCATGGAGATGAGCTGCCATTCGCCGTTCCAGCAGGGGGGGCTGGAGTTGGCCGTGATCAAGGTGAAAGGCCAGAGCTTCATGATGCACCAGATCCGCAAGATGATTGGGTTGGTCATTGCGGTGGTGAAAGGCTACGCTCCCCCATCCATCATGGAGCGTAGCTGGGGGGAGGAAAAAGTGGACATCCCCAAAGCCCCGGGGCTTGGCCTGGTGCTGGAGAGGGTCCACTTCGAGAAGTACAACCGGCGCTTTGGGAACGACGGGCTTCACGATTCCCTGGATTGGGCGGAAGAGGAGCAAAAGATCGAGGCATTTAAGAAGGAGCACATCTACCCCACCATCATCCAGACGGAAATCCAGGAGAAGTCCATGGACAGCTGGCTGGCTACGTTACCTATCCATGACTACAATGCCACAGTCACGGGAGAGCAGCACAGCCTGGATAACAACAAG GAGGAAGGAGCGGCACCCGCAGTCAGCGACGAAGAAGGACACTCGGACTGA
- the LOC142464934 gene encoding uncharacterized protein LOC142464934, protein MFIILSGFSLLCLHLTSALQIRNLTLFQVELAAKEGSRVLIPCHFFASSPVKPNQLLLEWWVTSEGGAFHPILRLFDTILEHVKNPNNRAQMFVSLVPKGNCSLVINPISINDTGTYKVRLTADGVRYETNPSIKVRVFTAESSLESEQEYQPEIEEGVEERKGVKERKGVKERKGVKERKGVKERKGVEDLKGVEDWQGVEEKKGVEERKGVEERKGVKERKGVKERKGVKERKGVEDLKGVEDWQGVEERKGVEERKGVEDLKGVEDWKGVEDWKGVKERKGVEDLKGVEDWQGVEERKGVEDLKGVEDLKGVEDWKGVEDWKRVEDWKGVEERKGVEERKGVEERKGVEDWKGVEERKGVENWKGVEDWKGVEERKGAEERKGVEERKEVEDRKREKRNETEANESLAKMEQQQEPETRRMKGREAEGGRGKGEEKTGTNSTHLDSDILRYGWMLQNLKDLGVLKLLMAVAVIVGILLFAVTAVVSLLYYRLRKKMRNQDRKAGTDGPDEEIPIWDASCYNISSETDHTSETDPTSETETIPTSETETIPTSETIPNSRPNSGTNLNSRPNSGTNLNSGTNFNSGTNLNSRTK, encoded by the exons ATGTTCATTATCCTCTCTGGATTCTCCCTTCTTTGTCTTCATCTCACATCGG CTTTGCAGATCAGAAACCTCACCCTGTTCCAGGTCGAACTGGCGGCCAAGGAAGGTTCACGAGTTCTCATCCCGTGTCACTTCTTCGCAAGCTCGCCGGTCAAACCCAACCAGCTACTTCTGGAATGGTGGGTGACCTCGGAGGGCGGAGCCTTTCACCCCATCCTCCGGCTCTTCGACACCATCCTGGAACATGTGAAGAACCCCAACAACAGGGCCCAGATGTTTGTGTCCCTCGTCCCCAAAGGGAACTGCTCCCTCGTCATCAACCCCATCTCCATCAACGACACGGGCACCTACAAGGTCCGGCTGACCGCGGATGGGGTCCGGTATGAAACCAACCCCAGCATCAAAGTCCGGGTCTTCACAGCGGAGAGCAGCTTAG AATCTGAGCAGGAATATCAGCCGGAGATAGAGGAGGGAGTGGAAGAGAGGAAGGGAGTGAAAGAGAGGAagggagtgaaagagagaaagggggtgaaagagagaaagggagtgAAAGAGAGGAAGGGAGTGGAAGATTTGAAGGGAGTGGAAGATTGGCAGGGAGTGGAAGAGAAGAAGGGTGTGGAAGAGAGGAAGGGTGTGGAAGAGAGGAagggagtgaaagagagaaagggggtgaaagagagaaagggagtgAAAGAGAGGAAGGGAGTGGAAGATTTGAAGGGAGTGGAAGATTGGCAGGGAGTGGAAGAAAGGAAGGGAGTGGAAGAGAGGAAGGGAGTGGAAGATTTGAAGGGAGTGGAAGATTGGAAGGGAGTGGAAGATTGGAAGGGAGTGAAAGAGAGGAAGGGAGTGGAAGATTTGAAGGGAGTGGAAGATTGGCAGGGAGTGGAAGAAAGGAAGGGAGTGGAAGATTTGAAGGGAGTGGAAGATTTGAAGGGAGTGGAAGATTGGAAGGGAGTGGAAGATTGGAAGAGAGTGGAAGATTGGAAGGGAGTGGAAGAGAGGAAGGGAGTGGAAGAGAGGAAGGGAGTGGAAGAGAGGAAGGGAGTGGAAGATTGGAAGGGAGTGGAAGAGAGGAAGGGAGTGGAAAATTGGAAGGGAGTGGAAGATTGGAAGGGAGTGGAAGAGAGGAAGGGAGCGGAAGAGAGGAAGGGAGTAGAAGAGAGGAAGGAAGTGGAAGACAGGAAACGTGAGAAGAGAAACGAGACGGAGGCAAATGAGAGTCTGGCAAAGATGGAGCAGCAGCAGGAGCCGGAGACGAGGCGAATGAAAGGAAGAGAAGCtgagggaggaaggggaaaaGGAGAAGAGAAGACTGGAACAAATAGTACCCACTTAGATTCCGACATCCTGCGTTATGGATGGATGCTGCAGAACTTGAAGGATCTGGGGGTGCTAAAGCTGCTTATGGCTGTGGCAGTAATTGTAGGGATCCTACTCTTTGCAGTAACAGCTGTTGTAAg CCTGCTTTATTACCGACTGAGGAAGAAGATGCGGAACCAGGACAGAAAAGCAGGGACAGACGGGCCGGACGAGGAGATCCCCATCTGGGACGCCAGCTGCTACAACATCAGCAGTGAAACCGACCACACCAGTGAAACCGACCCCACCAGTGAAACCGAAACCATCCCCACCAGTGAAACCGAAACCATCCCCACCAGTGAAACCATCCCCAACAGTAGACCCAACAGTGGAACCAACCTCAACAGTAGACCCAACAGTGGAACCAACCTCAACAGTGGAACCAACTTCAACAGTGGAACCAACCTCAACAGTAGAACCAAATAA